In Halogranum gelatinilyticum, the DNA window AGCGAGGGCCGTCCGGCCTGTTTCGACCCCGACCACGCCGACTGTCAGGGCTGCGCCGAGGACGTCCGCGAGGGCGTCGTCGAGACGTGGTAGTGAGGATTTTGTACCGTCCGCGTCAGTCCCCGCCATGGACCGTCCGCTCGTCGCGCTCGTGCTCGCCGGTGGCACCGGCACGCGTCTCTACCCGGCCAGCCGCTCGCATCGACCCAAACAGTTCCTCTCGCTCGTCGGCGACGACTCGCTCCTGAGCCAGACCGTCGCCCGCGCGGACTTCGCCGACCACGTCTTCGTCTCGACGCGACCCGACTTCGCCGACGACGTGGCCGACCACGCCCCCGACGCCGAGGTCATCACCGAACCCGTCGCCAAGGACACCGGTCCCGCGCTGGTCTACGCGACTCACCGGATTCGCGAGGAAGTCGGCGACTGCGTCGTCCTCGTGTTGCCGAGTGACCACACCGTGTCCGGTGAGTTTCAGGCGGTCGCCGAGACGGGTACTCGCGTCGCCAGCGAGACCGGCGCGCTCGTCACCTTCGGGGTCGACCCCAGTCGACCCGACACGGGCTACGGCTACATCGAACCCGGTGCGTCCCGAGACCTCGCCGGTGAAACCTACTTCGACCTCGCCGCGTTCCACGAGAAGCCGGACGCCGAGACGGCAGGAGAGTACGTCGACGCGGGCTACTACTGGAACGCGGGTATCTTCGCGTGGACGCCCGATGCACTCCTCTCGGCCGCTCGGGACTCGCCGCTGGAGCTGCTTGTAGACGCGCTCGACGCGGGCGACGAGGCCGAGGGCTTCGAGGCTGTCCCCGAGGTGAGCATCGACTACGCGGTGATGGAGCGCGCCGAGGACGCAGCGGTCGTCCCCGCGGGCTTCGACTGGGACGACCTCGGCTCGTGGGACGCCCTGGAGCGAGTTCTCGACGCGGACGACGCGGGCAACGTCGCGCTCGGCGAGAGCCTCACCGTCGACGCCGCGGACAACGTGGTCGTCGCCGACGGGGCGCGCGTCTCACTGGTCGGCGTCTCGGATCTCGCGGTCGTCGCGTGGGACGACCGGGTGCTGGTCGTGCCGAAAGCAGAGGCCCAGCGCGTCCGCGAGGTCGTGTCGATACTGAAAGAGAACGGCTCCTTCTAACCTCAGCTCCGCAGGCGGCCGCCGTCGACGGGCAGCGCGACGCCGTTGACGAAGCTCGCCCGGCGGCTGGCGAGGAAGGCGACGACGTCGCCGAGTTCGCGCGGGTCGCCGACGCGGCCCAGCGGGATATCGTCGGCCCAACTCCGCAGCCCCTCGTCGTAGCTGTCGTACTCGCCGCGGTCGACGGAGTCCTCGACGAGTTCCTCTATTCGCGCTGTCTCGTGCGCGCCGGGCAGGACTGCGTTGGCCCGCACTTCGGGGGCGTACTCGCGAGCGAGCGTCTTCACGAGACCGATGACGCCACGGCGAACGGCGTTCGAGAGCACCAGCCCGTCGATGGCCTCCTCGACGCTCGTCGAGGTGATGCAGGTCACGGTACCTGCGTCGCTCTCTTTGAGATACGGAGCGGCCTCTCGGACCGTCCAGACGACGCTCATCACGAGCATGTCGTACGCGCCGTACCACTGCTTCTCGGTGGTGTCGTCGAAGGTACCCGGCGGGACGCCGCCCGCGGAAGTGACGAGATGGTCGATGCCGCCGAACTCGTCGACGGCGACTTCGACGAGGTTCTCGATGCTGTCGGGGTCGGTGATGTCGGCTTCGACGCCGACGACGCGGCCGGTGCCCACGCCTTCGAGTGCCGTCTCGGCGGTCGCGAGCTTCTCGGCGTCGCGGCCGCAGATGACCACGTTGGCGTCTGCGTCGGCGAGTGCTTCGGCACTGCCGTAGCCCAGTCCGGCCGAGCTTGCGGTGACGAGTGCGACGTCGTCTGCGAGTCCTAAGTCCATGGCCGAGGTGTCGTGGTGGGTCGACAAAAGTCTGTGTTCGTCCCGACGGACACTGATTGATGAGCCGGTATGGCGCGTGGCTTCGCGGCGACGGCCGCGAGACACGCACGCGAGGGACGACTGAACGAGTGAAACGAGTGAGGGAGTCGGCTGGGGAGGGTGTGGCTGTTGCGGGTGGGACTGAAAGGGGACGCGCTCTCGGCGAACCTCCGCGAAGTAAGCACCGCAGCGACTGACAGGAGCGAGGAGCGCGGCGAGCGGCGGGAGCCGAGAGCGCGTGGGCTTTCGAGGGGGTCACCGAGTGACCAGCGACAGCAGACGAGGATGTGTGGGCTTTCGAGCTGTCCACAGCGTGGGTTGGGAACGCCCGGATTCGAAGCCGTCCGTCGACCCCACTCCGTCTACCGCTTCACGGTCTCCAGCCACGGAGGAAGGCCACGCAAACCCCACCAACAGACAACCCGAACGGCAGCGTCATCGTCCGTACCACCAACACCGCTGCCGCCGCACCCGCCGCTGGCGCGCCGGTCATCGCCACCAACGCCCCACCCAGGAGGATGTCGTACGCGCCGATGCTCCCCGGAATCGGGACGACGCTCGCGACCTGCGGCAGCGGAATCACGACCAAAATGGGCAGGAGAGCCACCGTCGTCCCCGTCCCGGCCAGCGCGACCCACAGCGCGGCCGCGGTGAGCAGCTGTTCGAGCACGCCGCCGAGTGCGACGAGCACGAGGAGTTCGGGTGCAGTCCGGAACTGGACGATACGCTCCCAGAACCGTTCGACCGCGTCGACGACGACGCTCCGACCGTGGGCCTCCTCGCGGTAGAGCGAGGAGACGAGCGCGACGACAGGAGTGAGAACAACGACGAACAGCCGCGACAGGAGTGACCGCGAGTAGAGCAGCAGTCCTCCGAGAACGACGAGTCCCACGACAGCTCCACCGAGCGTGAGAAGCACGTACTGCGGCGTCGTCCCGCCGACGAGGACGAGCAGGCCCAACGCGGTCGAGACGAGCAACTGCGCGCCGGATTTGACGTACTTCGCGACCGAGCGGACGCCGAGTGCCTCGCTGTAGGTCGTCTCCGTCGTGACGCCGATGAAGCGCGCCATGATGGGCTCGGAACTCACCGGCCCGGCGGGCGAGAGCGTGTCGAAGAAGTCGCCGGCCATCGCGAACTGGACGCTCTGTCCGGCGGAGAGCCCCCGGCCGAGCGGCCGGATCGAGGCCCAGACGCCGATAGCGTCGGCGAGTCCCTCGGCGACGACGAGCGCGAGGACGGCCGCGGCCGCCCACGGCGCGATGGCCGTCGCCCGCGAGACGACGCTGTCGACGCCGACGAACGCGAGATAGCCGACGAGCGCGCCGAGACCGAGCAACGCCCCGACCAGAAACCGTATGACTCGCCGCATGGGGATGGCTCGGAGAGGCGCGTGGAAAAGCGTGCCGTCAGCGGCCGGGCAAGGCATATCCTTTTACACATTCGACATGACGAATCCGGTATGGAAGCCCTCTCGACCCTCCGTCCAGCCGCCGCCGCACTCCGACGCAACCCCGTGTTGTTCGTCGTGCCCGCCGTCCTCGCGCTCCTCCAGCTCCCACAGCTCGTCGTCCAGACCGTGAGTCCCTTCGTCGGCGGCATCGTGTCGCTGCTGTTGAGCGGTGTGATGCTGCTCGCGCTACCGTTCCTCCAAGCGGGGCTCATCGCCATGGCTCACGAGGCGCTCGACGGGCAGACGCGGCTGGCGACGCTCGTCGCTGCCGGGAAAGAGTACTACATCCCGGTTTTCCTCGCCTTCGGTGTGTTGTTCGTCTGCAACCTGGTGGTCTTCGGACTCGTCTTCGTCGGCGTGTTCGTCGCCGTCGTCGTCGGTCTCGCCCAGCCCGGCTCGAGCACGGCGCTCTTTCTCGTACTCGGCCTCGCCGGCCTCGTGCTCTTCGGTCTCTATCTGCTCGTCGTCTTCTTCCTGCAGTTCTACGTGCAGGCCATCGTCCTCGACGACCTCGGCCCGTTCGCCGGGCTGAAGCGGAGCGCCAGCGTGGTTCGGAGCCACCTCGGCGACACTTTCGTCTACTCGCTCGTCGGGGGCGGCATCGGCGCGCTGTTCGGGCTCTTCGGCGCGGTCTTCTCGATTCTCCTGACCTCGTCGGTGGCGACGACCCCCACACCGACGCCGCTGGCTGACGTGTACGGCCCGCTCGCGGACGTCAGCCTCTCACTGCCGCTCCTCGTCGTCGGCTTCCTCGCGCTCGTCCTCTTGACGACCCTCTTCGGCGGCTTCTTCGGGACGTATTCGGTCGCGTTCTACCGCGCGATTCGGCCGACTGCGGCCTGATTTCCGACCTTGGTGCTCGGGCCACTGCGACCGCCGACACTCCCGACCACTTCCACCCCAAGGCGACACTTCTTACACGATGAAGCCGTAAGCCAGTCTCAATGGCTCAGGCACAGAATCAGGAGTTGACCGAGCGTTTCATCCAGTTCTACCGGAACTACTACCGGGACGCCATCGGTCAGCTCGCCCAAAAATACCCCAACGAGCAACGCTCGCTCTACATCGACTACGACGACCTCTACCGGTTCGACCCCGACCTCGCGGAGGACTTCCTCAACCAGCCCGACCAGCTCCGCGAGTACGCCGAAGAGGCACTCCGGCTCTACGACCTGCCCGCGGACGTCAAACTCGGCAAGGCACACGTCCGCCTGCGAAACATCGACCGCGCCGTCGACATCCGTTCGATCCGCGTCCACGACGACCACATCGGCAAGCTCATCGCCGTCTCCGGTATCGTCCGCAAGGCCACGGACGTCCGGCCCAAGATCACGGAAGCCGCCTTCGAGTGCCAGCGCTGTGGGACGATGACCTACATCCCTCAATCGGACGGCAACTTCCAGGAACCCCACGAGTGTCAGGGCTGTGAGCGACAGGGACCGTTCCGGGTCAACTTCGACCAGTCGGAGTTCATCGACTCCCAGAAGATTCGGGTCCAGGAGAGTCCGGAGGGACTCCGCGGCGGCGAGACGCCGCAGGCCATCGACATCGACCTCGAAGACGACATCACCGGAAGAGTCACCGCCGGCGACCACGTCACCGTCACGGGCGTCCTCCACATCGAACAGCAGAAGAGCGGCCAGGAGAAGTCCGCCATCTTCGATCTCTACATGGACGGGATGTCCATCACCGTCGAGGACGAGGAGTTCGAGGACATGGAGATCACCGACGAGGACAAGCAACAAATAATCGAGATCTCCAACCGCGAGAACATCTACGAGGACATGGTCGCCTCCGTCGCCCCCGCCATCTACGGCTACGACGAGGAGAAGATGGCCATGATCCTCCAGCTGTTCTCGGGCGTCACCAAACATCTCCCCGACGGCTCCCGCATCCGTGGCGACCTCCATATGCTCCTCATCGGTGACCCCGGTACCGGGAAGTCCCAGATGCTTTCGTACATCCAGAACATCGCTCCCCGCTCGGTCTACACCTCCGGTAAGGGTTCCTCCTCGGCCGGTCTCACCGCCGCCGCCGTCCGCGACGACTTCGGCGACGGCCAGCAGTGGACGCTCGAAGCGGGCGCGCTCGTCCTCGCCGACAAGGGGATCGCGGCGGTCGACGAGCTGGACAAGATGCGTCCCGAGGACCGCTCGGCGATGCACGAGGCACTGGAGCAGCAGAAGATCTCGATCTCGAAGGCCGGTATCAACGCGACGCTGAAGTCCCGGTGTTCGCTCTTGGGTGCGGCGAACCCCAAATACGGCAGATTCGACCAGTACGAGCCCATCGGCGAGCAGATCGACCTCGAACCCGCACTCATCTCGCGGTTCGACCTCATCTTCACCGTCACCGACCAGCCCGACCCCGAACACGACGGCAAGCTCGCCGACCACATCCTGAAGACGAACTACGCGGGTGAGCTGAACACCCAGCGGACGCACGTGCCGACGTCCAAGTTCACCGAGGAGGAGGTCAACTCCGTCACCGAGGAGGTCGCCCCCGAGATCGACGCCGAACTCCTCCGGAAATATATCGCGTTCTCGAAGCGCAACTGCTACCCGACGATGACCGAGGAGGCCAAGGCGGCCATCCGCGAGTTCTACGTCGACCTCCGCGCGAAGGGTGCCGACGAGGACGCGCCGGTCCCCGTGACCGCCCGAAAGCTCGAAGCACTCGTCCGCCTCGCCGAGGCGAGTGCCCGCGTCCGGCTCTCCGACGAGGTGTCCGAGGAGGACGCGACCCGCGTCATCGAGATCGTCCGGTCGTGTCTGCAGGACATCGGTGTCGACCCCGAGACGGGCCAGTTCGACGCCGACGTCGTCGAGACAGGCACCTCCAAGAGCCAGCGTGACCGCATCAAGACCCTCAAACAGCTCATCAGCGAGATCGAAGAGGAGTTCGAAGAGGGCGCGCCGGTCGACGAGGTGCTCGACCGCGCCGACGAGATCGGCATGGGCCGCGACAAGGCAGAGGGCGAGATCGAGAAGCTCCGGCGGAAGGGCGAAGTCTACGAACCGAAGACCGACCATCTCCGCACGACCTGAGACCGATGGACCGCATCTCCGCCCTCCGGAACGTCGAGGACGCGCTCCGCGCGTTCGAGCGCGGCGAGGCCGACCTCGCGGCGACCGAGGAGCAGGTGCTCACCGTCCTGCGGACCTACGCGACTGAGTTCGGCGACGACCCGCGGGCGGCCTACCGCGCGAGCGGCGACGAGGCCGTCGACGGAACCGTCGTCGTCGCCAGCTCCGAGCCGGAAGCACGGGCCCGCGTTCAGGAACTCCGAGAGGTCGACGACGCCCGCTTCGAGCTTCGACGCATCGAGTGAGCGGCGTTTCGAGCCCTCGGTGGCGGAGATTGAAAGAAGGTAAACACTTTTGTCAGACGCTGGCCTACTGGATAGCTGTATCACACAGGAGTGACCGGCTTGGCAACACACATACCGGCGTCGGACGGCCACAGCGCGCTCGAGGATGCAGCCAGTGTCCTCTTTCTCGCGCCGTCGATCTCGTCGCAGGAAGACGAGGTCTGTACCAGCCTGCTTCGCTCCGACGACGCCGCACAGGAGAACCTGCTGTGGGTGTCGTACACGAAATCCCCCGACGCGCAGCTTCGTCGCTGGCGCGAGCACGGCCACGGCCAACCGGCCAACCTCGGCATCGTGAGCGTCGGCGAGTCGACGCGGTCGGCCGCAGCGAGCGCGGGTGGCGGCGGTTCCACCGCTGGCCCGGTCGAAAGCGTTGCCAGCCCGAACGACCTCACCGGACTCGGAATCAGGCTCAACGAATATCTCCACCGCTGGGACGGCAACGACTGCCAGACCCGGGTCTGTTTCGACTCGCTGACTGCGATGCTCCAGTACGTCGATATCGAGACCGCCTACGAGTTCCTCCACATTCTCACCGGCCGGCTCTACGGCGTCGACGCCGTCGCGCACTTCCACATGGACCCCAGCGCGCACGACGAGCAGACCGTCGAGCGGATCGCGTCGCTCTGTGACGCCGTCGTCGACATCACCGGCGACGACCGGGTCGTCCGCTCGCGGTAGGAGCATTTATTCATCGAGCAACAGCTTTAATTTCTCGAAGCAGTGACGCGAGTCTGTGCTGCTGGTCGTCACGTACTCGCAGGCCGCCCGCGGAACGCTCCGAAACGTCTGTCGAACACACGAGGAGACCGTCGTCCGTCGGTTCGGCCGGGCCGCCCTCCTCGACGAGACGGCCTTCGGAGCCTTCCTCGCGCTCCGACTGCGGGCCAAACACGGTGGTGACGTACAGATCGAGGCGACGGAACCGTGGAACGAGTTCGCCGCCGTCGACAGCGAGGTTCGGGAGGCGGCCGTCGCCTACGAGAACCGGAGCGAGCCGAGCACGCCCTACGACAAGTTCGCCGCGGGGACCGACCACCCTGACACCGACAGCCTCCGCGACCGCGAGCTATGAGGCGCGCCGACGAGTCGCGGCGGCGGGTTGAGGGGGTCGAGGGCGTCGACCTCCGCGACGAGGACGTCGACCTCCGCGACGAGGACGTCGCGCCCGACACCGTCCTCGCCGCGGTCCGCGGCGAGCGTGAGCGACCGCCGTCGCTGCGACACGGCCGTCTGTCGGGTTTCGAGCATACCGAAACGCCCGAAACCCCCGATGCTCCCCCAATTCCTGAAATCCCCGCCAGCCACGACGTGCTCGGCCACGTCGACGGCGACCTCCAGCCGTCGCTCCGTGTGTGGCTGGCGGCGGCTGCACGGTCGGTGGGTCGCGAGCCGCCGCAGCGGGCCGCGTACGACGACGTTCGGGCCGCACTCGACGACCTCGTCGTCCCGGACGTCGACGTGGCCGCCGCGCGTCGCCGGGTCGCCGAGGCGGGTGCCGAGGAGGCTCGCCTCCGGGAGGAGCTGGCGACGCTCCGCGGCCGACTCCAGGCACGCCGCGAGACGGACGCACCGACCGAGGGGGTCGCTGCCGAACTCGCCGAGACCGCGACCCGGCTCTCGGAGGTCGAGACCGAGCGCGTCGCGGCCGAACAGACGCTCGACCGCAGAGAGGCGGCGGCGCGCGAGGCCCGCGAGAAGCGAGAACAGCAGCTCGAACTCGAAGACAGAGCGGCCAACCTCCGTCGGGCGATGCGCGAGTCGCTCGCCGCGGCGGTCGCCCCCGCCTTCGCCGACGCTGTCGCCAGCGTCGCCGCCGTCGACTGCCTCTCGGTGGCCGTGGAGACTCCTCCCCCGACGGAGGGCATCGCCGACCCTGGCGCGTACGACGGTCCCGACGCCCTGGCCCAACTCGCGGCCGTCCGCGTCGCCGACCTCGACACGCCGGTCGTCGTCTCGGCGGCCGTCGCTGACGACGCCGATTCAGTTACCGACGACGCTGACTCGGCTGCTGACGACAGCGTCGCCGACGCCATCGCCGAGGTGCTGGGGACGCCCGTCGTCCTGCTGTGATTTAAATCCGAGAGCGCGGCCAGGAGGCCCATGGACTTCGAGTGGACGACGGAGCACGTCGACGGCGTGACGCTCGTCGGCGTCCGGCTGGCGAACGAGACACCGACCGACCGCCGGATCCGGCTGGCGAACCGCCTCGATGGCCCGGTGTTGCCGCCGCGTCGCCACGGCGTGCCCGAGACCGGGTGGGAGGGAGAGCACTACGAGACAGTCGTCCCCGCGGGCGACCGTGTAGCCGTCGGCTACGCCTGTCCGGCAGCCGTCGCCGACCCGCCCGTGGAACTCGTCGCCGACGAGCGAGCACCGGACGCCGCACCGACTCCCGACGGGGACTCCTCGGCTGCGGCCGTCGTCCGGCGGTTCGGCCGTGCCGAGCCACCGCGTGACGCCGTGCCGACGCCGGAGCGTATCGACGCCCGGCCTGCTGACGGGATGCCCGACGGCGACACGTCCGACGGGTCTGACAGCCCCGGTGTCGCCGATATCCGGCGGTGCGATGCTGTCGATGCTGCCGACGTTGCCGACCCTGCCGACGTTGCTGACAGTACCGACGTTGCCGACGGTACGGACGCGTCTGACACAGAACTCCCCGACGCGGTTTCGGCGTGGCTGGACGCCGTGGCCACGCGCATTGAACGCGCCGAGACCCTGACCGAGCCGTCCGTCCCGGAGGCGACTGCGACGCTCGCCGAGATGGGTGGTCTCGACGCGGTCGCCGACCTGCCCGAGACGGTCGCCGACGACGCCGAGCAGTTGCGTGCCGTCGCCAGCCGCGCTGAGGTACTCGCCGAGCGCGCCGAGTCGACGGAGGTCGACCTCGCCCCACTCCGGAGGCTGGCGTGATTCTCGCCGTCACGGGCGGGAAAGGCGGGGTCGGGAAGTCGACCGTCGCGTACAACCTCGGAGCCGCGCTCGACGCCGTCGTCGTCGACGCCGACCTCGGGATGGCCGACCTCCCCGGCGGCCACGGGCCGGACCTCCACGACGTGCTTGCGGGGCGTGCCGACGCGGTCGAAGCCGTCCGTGAGGGTCCCGTCCGGCTCCTCCCCTGCGGCCGGTCGCTCGCGGGTGCCCGCGCGGCCGACGTGACCGAGTTGGTCGCCGCCGTCCAGGCGGTCGACCGCGAGTACGGCGAGGTCGTCCTCGACTGTCCAGCGGGGATGCGCGCGGACGCGGGCGTTCCGCTCGCCGTCGCCGACGCTGCCGTCGTCGTCGCCTCGCCACGGCCGTTCGCCCTCGCCGACGCGGTGCGGACGCGGGAGTTGGCGCGGGAACTCGACGCGCCGCTGGTCGGTGTGGTAGTCAACCGCGCCGTCGACGAGCCACCCGTCGAGACCATCGCGGAGACGCTCGGCGCGCCCGTGACGACGCTCCCGGCGGACCCGCGGGTGGGCGAGTCGGTGTCCGAGGAGAAGCCTGTCGTCGACGTCGCACCCGACAGTCGTGCGGCGGCCGGAATCAGCGAGTTAGAAGCGGCGGTTCAGTCCTGCAGGTCGGTGTAGGTGTTGCGGAGCGTCACCGGCGTCACACCGGCGACGTCGGCGGTCTCTTTCTGGGTGAGCGTCTCGTTCGCCGTCTCACTACGCTGCGCCGCGGTATAGAGACACGCCGCGGCGACGCCGCTCGGGTTGCGGCCGGTCGAGATGCCCTCGTCCGTGGCTTCGGCGGCGAGTTCGCGGGCCCCGCGTTCGACGTCCGACCCCACGTCGAGCTTGCTGGCGAACCGCGGGATGTACTCGACTGGGTCGATGGGACCGACCGGCAGCCCGAGTTCGCGGTTGAGCGCGTCGTAGGCGGCCTGTTGCTCGTCGGCGTCGGCGCGGGCGGCCTCGGTCACCTCGTCGACGGTGCGGGAGACGCCGGCGACGCGACAGGCAGCGTAGACCGCGGCAGCGGCGAAGCCCTCCAGCGAGCGGCCGCGCACGAGGTCCTCGCTCTGTGCGGAGCGGACGAGCGAGCAGGCGTGGTCGCGGACCTGCTCGGGCAGCGAGAGCGTGCTGACGAGCCGCCGAATCTCGGTGAAGGCGTAGACCTGGTTGCGCTCGCGCTTCGAGGAGATACGGGCGCGGTTGTGTTGCTTGCGCAGTCTGGCCATCTGCCGTCGCTTGCGACCCTTCAGCCGGGTCGAGCGGCCGATCTCGGTGGAGAGACCGCGGTCGTGGCGCGAGCGGGTGAGCGGCGCGCCGGTGCGTTCGGGGTTGGTGTCGTCGTCCGCGAAGGAACGCCACTCGGGACCGTGGTCGATGCGGTCCTCGGCGACGACGAGTCCGCACTCGCCGCAGACCGTCTCGTCGCCGTGGGCGTTCAGTCGTCCGTCGCATTCGGGACAGTTCGGAGAGCGTGCCTGACTCATCACATCTCATACTTGGTCGCGCTGCCCCATTTAAAGACGGGACGAAACGCCGAAAACAACCCGACTGCACCGACCCGAACGTACCGGTGACCGGTACGTTCTGGCTATAATTTTCGAACACTCTCCAGTAAGTTTTAGTGCGACAAGGAACCAGCACGTCCCGATGGGACTGGCGGACATCGCCGAAGGAATCGAGGTGACGAGCGAGCAACGCGACCGCGGGCTCGCAACCGTCGACGACACGGACGGCTCGCTGGTCGAGCGGTTCGAGCCACACGCCGACGACCTGCCGTGTACGCCCGAGGCGGCGGCGACGGCCGTCGAGACGCACACCACGGGGACGAGCGTCGGCGAGAGCGCGGAGCGAGCGGGAATCGCGCCGATGACGGCCGCGAAGGTGCTGCACCGCTGTGGCGTCGCGGGCGTGACCCCGCTGTCGCCAATGGCACGCGACGTGCTGCGCGACTGGCTCGGCGGCGAACTCTCGCGGACGGATGCCCTCGCGCTCACGGACGCGACGGAGGCGGAGTTCGCCCTGGCGACCTACATCGAGACGCACGAGAGCGTCGCCGAACTCGAAGAAGCGGTCGAAGGGACGCTGTCGCCGGAGACCAACGCGACGGTCGCGAAGCGAGACGTCCTGGGCGAGACGATGAGCAATCCCGGTTCAGTTCGCTGACCGGCCTCCTCACTCGGGGAGATACGACTCGACTGTCTCTCGAAGCCCTTCGTCGTCGAACTCGATAGCTAACTGCTCGTCGACAGCGACCTCGGTAGCGACGGCGACGGCGGGAGCGAACTCGCCGGAGTCGGCCAGACAGGCGGGAGCGTCGTCCGGTTCCGTGACGTCGCTTGCGGGGACCGTCGCGTCGGCGTCGTCGATGGCTCCTCGTGTCGACAGCGTTGCGGCCGCCGTCACGTCGAGGTCACGGAGCCGCCCTCGCATCTGTTGGAGAGCGTCCGCGCCGTGCCGTGTGCCGGGCGTCACGAGCACCACGCGGTCGACGCTCGTCACGGCCGCGACAGCCTGGTTCGCGGCGACGGGCGGCGTATCGACGAGGACGTGGTCGAACCGCTGGGCGGCCTCGGCGACGCGCTCTTCGAACCGCTGGGCGGCGTCGGCGGTCTTCGCCCGCGCCAGTCGCTCGAAGGGAGCAGAGACGGGACAGCAGGCGACGCGGCCGGATGTGTCGACATCGAGGTCTACCAGACCAGCGTCGAGCGGTTCCGCCGACTCGGTGACGAGGGTCGTCAGGTCGGGGTCGATACGCCCCGAGACGTAGTGGCTGAGTCCCTGTGTCGCGTACGCGGCGTCGAGGACGGCCACGTCGCGGCCGTCGCGGGCGAGCATGGCCGCGAGTTCGACGGCAGTCCGTGTCGTTCCCGCGCCACCTGTCGCACCGACGAGTGCGGTCGTCGTTCCGGGCATAGACGAGTTTGCGCCGCTCCTCGGATTAAAATTCTTCGCTGGGCGGCGTGATTTTACGACTCCGCGATGGCGGCTTCGATGTCGTCGAACTCCGCGTCGCTCAGGTCCGGCCGGTCGCCCGCGACGGCGTGGATAGGACCGCCGCCGTCGCCGTCGAACCGCGGGACGAGATGGACGTGGACGTGCGGGACTTCCT includes these proteins:
- a CDS encoding mannose-1-phosphate guanylyltransferase; this encodes MDRPLVALVLAGGTGTRLYPASRSHRPKQFLSLVGDDSLLSQTVARADFADHVFVSTRPDFADDVADHAPDAEVITEPVAKDTGPALVYATHRIREEVGDCVVLVLPSDHTVSGEFQAVAETGTRVASETGALVTFGVDPSRPDTGYGYIEPGASRDLAGETYFDLAAFHEKPDAETAGEYVDAGYYWNAGIFAWTPDALLSAARDSPLELLVDALDAGDEAEGFEAVPEVSIDYAVMERAEDAAVVPAGFDWDDLGSWDALERVLDADDAGNVALGESLTVDAADNVVVADGARVSLVGVSDLAVVAWDDRVLVVPKAEAQRVREVVSILKENGSF
- a CDS encoding SDR family oxidoreductase codes for the protein MDLGLADDVALVTASSAGLGYGSAEALADADANVVICGRDAEKLATAETALEGVGTGRVVGVEADITDPDSIENLVEVAVDEFGGIDHLVTSAGGVPPGTFDDTTEKQWYGAYDMLVMSVVWTVREAAPYLKESDAGTVTCITSTSVEEAIDGLVLSNAVRRGVIGLVKTLAREYAPEVRANAVLPGAHETARIEELVEDSVDRGEYDSYDEGLRSWADDIPLGRVGDPRELGDVVAFLASRRASFVNGVALPVDGGRLRS
- a CDS encoding lysylphosphatidylglycerol synthase domain-containing protein translates to MRRVIRFLVGALLGLGALVGYLAFVGVDSVVSRATAIAPWAAAAVLALVVAEGLADAIGVWASIRPLGRGLSAGQSVQFAMAGDFFDTLSPAGPVSSEPIMARFIGVTTETTYSEALGVRSVAKYVKSGAQLLVSTALGLLVLVGGTTPQYVLLTLGGAVVGLVVLGGLLLYSRSLLSRLFVVVLTPVVALVSSLYREEAHGRSVVVDAVERFWERIVQFRTAPELLVLVALGGVLEQLLTAAALWVALAGTGTTVALLPILVVIPLPQVASVVPIPGSIGAYDILLGGALVAMTGAPAAGAAAAVLVVRTMTLPFGLSVGGVCVAFLRGWRP
- a CDS encoding DUF7847 domain-containing protein; the encoded protein is MEALSTLRPAAAALRRNPVLFVVPAVLALLQLPQLVVQTVSPFVGGIVSLLLSGVMLLALPFLQAGLIAMAHEALDGQTRLATLVAAGKEYYIPVFLAFGVLFVCNLVVFGLVFVGVFVAVVVGLAQPGSSTALFLVLGLAGLVLFGLYLLVVFFLQFYVQAIVLDDLGPFAGLKRSASVVRSHLGDTFVYSLVGGGIGALFGLFGAVFSILLTSSVATTPTPTPLADVYGPLADVSLSLPLLVVGFLALVLLTTLFGGFFGTYSVAFYRAIRPTAA
- a CDS encoding minichromosome maintenance protein MCM, which encodes MAQAQNQELTERFIQFYRNYYRDAIGQLAQKYPNEQRSLYIDYDDLYRFDPDLAEDFLNQPDQLREYAEEALRLYDLPADVKLGKAHVRLRNIDRAVDIRSIRVHDDHIGKLIAVSGIVRKATDVRPKITEAAFECQRCGTMTYIPQSDGNFQEPHECQGCERQGPFRVNFDQSEFIDSQKIRVQESPEGLRGGETPQAIDIDLEDDITGRVTAGDHVTVTGVLHIEQQKSGQEKSAIFDLYMDGMSITVEDEEFEDMEITDEDKQQIIEISNRENIYEDMVASVAPAIYGYDEEKMAMILQLFSGVTKHLPDGSRIRGDLHMLLIGDPGTGKSQMLSYIQNIAPRSVYTSGKGSSSAGLTAAAVRDDFGDGQQWTLEAGALVLADKGIAAVDELDKMRPEDRSAMHEALEQQKISISKAGINATLKSRCSLLGAANPKYGRFDQYEPIGEQIDLEPALISRFDLIFTVTDQPDPEHDGKLADHILKTNYAGELNTQRTHVPTSKFTEEEVNSVTEEVAPEIDAELLRKYIAFSKRNCYPTMTEEAKAAIREFYVDLRAKGADEDAPVPVTARKLEALVRLAEASARVRLSDEVSEEDATRVIEIVRSCLQDIGVDPETGQFDADVVETGTSKSQRDRIKTLKQLISEIEEEFEEGAPVDEVLDRADEIGMGRDKAEGEIEKLRRKGEVYEPKTDHLRTT
- a CDS encoding DUF7854 family protein, which encodes MDRISALRNVEDALRAFERGEADLAATEEQVLTVLRTYATEFGDDPRAAYRASGDEAVDGTVVVASSEPEARARVQELREVDDARFELRRIE
- a CDS encoding DUF7504 family protein encodes the protein MATHIPASDGHSALEDAASVLFLAPSISSQEDEVCTSLLRSDDAAQENLLWVSYTKSPDAQLRRWREHGHGQPANLGIVSVGESTRSAAASAGGGGSTAGPVESVASPNDLTGLGIRLNEYLHRWDGNDCQTRVCFDSLTAMLQYVDIETAYEFLHILTGRLYGVDAVAHFHMDPSAHDEQTVERIASLCDAVVDITGDDRVVRSR
- a CDS encoding DUF7855 family protein, with the translated sequence MLLVVTYSQAARGTLRNVCRTHEETVVRRFGRAALLDETAFGAFLALRLRAKHGGDVQIEATEPWNEFAAVDSEVREAAVAYENRSEPSTPYDKFAAGTDHPDTDSLRDREL
- a CDS encoding DUF7856 family protein, whose protein sequence is MRRADESRRRVEGVEGVDLRDEDVDLRDEDVAPDTVLAAVRGERERPPSLRHGRLSGFEHTETPETPDAPPIPEIPASHDVLGHVDGDLQPSLRVWLAAAARSVGREPPQRAAYDDVRAALDDLVVPDVDVAAARRRVAEAGAEEARLREELATLRGRLQARRETDAPTEGVAAELAETATRLSEVETERVAAEQTLDRREAAAREAREKREQQLELEDRAANLRRAMRESLAAAVAPAFADAVASVAAVDCLSVAVETPPPTEGIADPGAYDGPDALAQLAAVRVADLDTPVVVSAAVADDADSVTDDADSAADDSVADAIAEVLGTPVVLL